A stretch of Paenibacillus sp. URB8-2 DNA encodes these proteins:
- the hisC gene encoding histidinol-phosphate transaminase — MKPKPHIVGLPVYKPGKPIEEVKKEYGLNEVIKLASNENPYGSSPSAKAAIQAELDNLSLYPDGSAAELTAALSAHLGVQADNIIFGCGSDEIIALIARAFFLPGDETIMADQTFSVYKSNADIEGAVSIEVPLAEGTHDLDAMLARVTDKTKVIWVCNPNNPTGTIVSETALTAFLDAVPDRVMVVLDEAYYEYVTDLSYSDGIKLLDRYPNLVVLRTFSKIYGLAALRIGYGIARPEIITLINQVREPFNTSRLAQAAAIAALGDRDYVEECRRLNSAGLVQLQDEFKRLGLQYFPSHGNFIMVDVRVPALDIFELLLRKGVIVRAGHRLYPTYIRVTIGSEEQNKVFIQALEAALKEQGVRA, encoded by the coding sequence ATGAAGCCGAAACCCCATATCGTAGGCCTTCCGGTTTACAAACCGGGCAAACCCATAGAAGAAGTGAAGAAGGAATACGGACTTAACGAGGTCATTAAGCTGGCCTCCAATGAGAATCCGTACGGCTCATCGCCGAGCGCCAAAGCCGCCATTCAGGCCGAGCTCGATAATCTTAGTCTCTATCCCGACGGCTCCGCCGCCGAGTTGACCGCTGCACTGTCCGCCCATCTAGGGGTGCAGGCCGACAACATTATTTTCGGCTGCGGCTCGGACGAGATTATTGCGCTCATCGCCCGCGCGTTTTTCCTGCCCGGCGATGAAACAATCATGGCCGACCAGACCTTCTCCGTATACAAGAGCAACGCGGATATCGAAGGTGCGGTCAGCATCGAAGTGCCGCTTGCTGAGGGCACCCACGATCTGGATGCGATGCTCGCCCGAGTCACCGACAAGACAAAAGTAATCTGGGTGTGCAATCCGAACAATCCGACGGGCACGATTGTGTCTGAAACGGCACTGACGGCTTTTTTGGATGCAGTCCCGGACCGCGTCATGGTTGTGCTGGACGAAGCCTATTACGAGTATGTGACCGATCTGTCCTACTCCGACGGCATCAAGCTGCTGGATCGCTATCCCAACCTTGTCGTGCTGCGGACCTTCTCCAAAATTTACGGGCTGGCAGCGCTGCGGATCGGATACGGTATCGCGAGACCCGAAATCATCACGCTTATTAACCAGGTGCGCGAACCGTTCAACACCTCCCGTCTTGCGCAGGCGGCAGCGATTGCGGCGCTTGGAGACCGGGACTATGTGGAAGAATGCCGCCGCCTCAACAGCGCGGGGCTGGTGCAGCTTCAAGATGAATTCAAGCGGCTTGGGCTGCAATATTTCCCGTCGCACGGAAACTTTATTATGGTTGACGTCCGCGTGCCGGCGCTTGATATTTTCGAGCTGCTGCTGCGCAAAGGCGTCATCGTAAGAGCCGGACACCGCCTCTATCCTACTTACATCCGGGTTACCATCGGCTCGGAGGAGCAGAACAAGGTCTTTATCCAGGCTTTGGAGGCCGCGCTCAAAGAACAGGGCGTTCGGGCATAG
- a CDS encoding prephenate dehydrogenase — MTTKIAIFGVGLIGGSLALCFKGREGLNVVGHAHRPESAAKYVSRGVVDSATLSFEEAALDADFIFLCVPVGMLEDYLNRLSKLPLKKGCIITDVGSTKASIAACADSIDLPDVHFIGGHPMAGSERSGVEAASSLLFENAFYVLTPPPGVPEEAYESLKALLVHTRAQIVRLDPQRHDEIVGAISHLPHIIAVALVNQVHEYDCADSLYSTLAAGGFRDITRIASSEPVIWRDILLNNRTVMLRLLKDWNAEVSSFVQLLENADGEGIEEAFKEANSFRSKLPERRKGMITPLFDLHIDVPDHPGIIGRIATELGDQGINLSNVQIIESREDVPGIMRLSFRQEGDMERAKVLLQRHDYTVYV; from the coding sequence ATGACGACTAAGATTGCAATTTTCGGCGTCGGGCTGATCGGCGGTTCCCTTGCCCTTTGCTTTAAGGGCAGGGAAGGCCTGAACGTTGTAGGCCACGCCCACCGCCCGGAGTCGGCTGCCAAATATGTGAGCAGAGGCGTAGTCGACAGCGCGACGCTGTCATTTGAAGAGGCGGCGCTTGACGCCGACTTTATTTTTTTATGCGTTCCCGTCGGGATGCTGGAGGATTATCTGAACAGGCTGAGTAAGCTGCCGCTTAAGAAGGGCTGCATTATTACGGATGTCGGCAGCACAAAAGCGAGCATCGCGGCCTGCGCGGATTCAATCGACCTTCCGGACGTTCATTTTATCGGCGGTCATCCGATGGCCGGTTCGGAGCGTTCCGGTGTGGAAGCGGCCTCGTCGCTGTTGTTCGAGAATGCATTTTATGTGCTTACTCCGCCGCCTGGAGTTCCCGAAGAGGCGTATGAGTCGCTTAAGGCTCTATTAGTACATACGAGAGCGCAAATCGTCCGGCTGGACCCGCAGCGGCATGACGAGATTGTCGGGGCGATCAGCCATTTGCCTCATATCATCGCCGTGGCGCTTGTGAACCAGGTTCACGAGTACGACTGCGCCGACTCGCTTTACAGCACACTGGCTGCAGGCGGCTTCCGCGACATCACGCGGATCGCGTCCAGTGAGCCCGTAATCTGGCGGGATATTCTGCTGAACAACCGCACGGTGATGCTAAGGCTGCTGAAGGACTGGAATGCGGAGGTTTCTTCCTTCGTACAGTTGCTGGAGAACGCTGACGGAGAAGGAATCGAGGAAGCGTTCAAGGAAGCGAACAGTTTCCGCAGCAAGCTGCCTGAACGGCGCAAAGGCATGATTACACCGCTGTTCGACCTGCATATCGACGTTCCCGACCACCCCGGCATCATCGGACGGATTGCCACGGAGCTGGGCGATCAAGGCATCAACCTGAGCAACGTGCAAATTATCGAGAGCCGTGAGGATGTCCCGGGCATTATGCGCCTGTCATTCCGTCAGGAAGGCGATATGGAACGGGCCAAAGTGCTGCTGCAGCGGCACGACTATACGGTGTACGTATAG
- the trpA gene encoding tryptophan synthase subunit alpha yields MTTETTNRMDLAFRRLKEQGRAALIPFLTVGDPDLETSLAIIAELEAAGADMVELGVPYSDPLADGPVIQRASARALQGNIHLRTCMEAALKARKAGSQLPFILFTYYNPVLQMGLDTFFAELGNHEISGLIIPDLPVEESEEMRRRSRDAGINLIPLVAPTSSERIAKIVSGASGFVYCVSSLGVTGERTSFHESVDRFIESVRQATDLPVAVGFGISTPEQVARFAKICDGVVVGSAIVRKIEEVIFLLQDPAKRGEGLLQIRDFVAQLRP; encoded by the coding sequence ATGACGACCGAAACGACGAACCGCATGGACTTGGCATTCCGCCGCCTGAAGGAACAAGGCCGGGCGGCGCTGATTCCGTTTCTTACCGTGGGCGATCCCGATCTGGAGACGAGCCTCGCGATTATTGCCGAGCTGGAAGCGGCGGGCGCGGATATGGTCGAGCTGGGGGTTCCCTATTCCGATCCGCTGGCGGACGGGCCGGTGATCCAGCGTGCTTCCGCGCGGGCGCTGCAAGGGAACATTCACCTGCGGACCTGTATGGAAGCGGCGCTCAAGGCCCGTAAGGCAGGAAGCCAGCTTCCGTTTATCCTTTTTACTTACTACAATCCCGTGCTGCAAATGGGACTCGATACTTTCTTTGCGGAACTGGGCAATCATGAAATCAGCGGACTAATTATTCCGGATCTGCCGGTTGAGGAGTCGGAAGAGATGCGCCGCCGCAGCCGCGATGCAGGGATCAACCTGATTCCGCTGGTCGCGCCGACCTCCAGCGAGCGCATCGCTAAGATCGTATCCGGCGCGAGCGGCTTCGTATACTGCGTGTCCTCGCTTGGCGTGACAGGCGAACGCACGTCTTTCCATGAAAGCGTGGACCGGTTCATCGAATCCGTCCGTCAGGCGACCGATCTTCCGGTGGCCGTCGGATTCGGCATTTCTACTCCCGAGCAGGTTGCCAGATTCGCAAAAATCTGCGACGGCGTCGTAGTCGGGAGCGCGATTGTCCGCAAGATCGAGGAAGTGATTTTCCTTCTTCAGGACCCGGCGAAGCGCGGCGAGGGACTGTTGCAAATCCGCGATTTTGTGGCACAATTAAGACCATAG